A window from Ureaplasma parvum serovar 3 str. ATCC 27815 encodes these proteins:
- a CDS encoding transcription antitermination protein NusB: MKTQWAKRVKLFQFIYHWLITKKNKPIALKCALVDFDLDLNWINVGEYILDNYEQLTKMIKPLISKDWTFERLSYVEQALLLSAYGEYLVLKTPKKIIIDQTLITTHNYSNNESYKFINAILDQLLN, translated from the coding sequence ATGAAAACTCAATGAGCTAAACGTGTTAAATTATTTCAATTTATCTATCATTGATTAATTACAAAAAAAAATAAACCGATAGCATTAAAATGTGCTTTAGTTGACTTTGATTTAGATCTTAATTGAATAAATGTTGGTGAATATATTTTGGATAATTATGAACAATTAACAAAAATGATTAAACCTCTTATTAGTAAAGATTGAACATTTGAACGTTTATCATATGTTGAGCAAGCTTTATTGCTAAGCGCATATGGTGAATATCTGGTTTTAAAAACTCCTAAGAAAATTATTATTGATCAAACTTTAATTACAACACATAATTATTCTAACAACGAATCATATAAGTTTATTAATGCAATTTTAGATCAATTATTAAATTAA
- the efp gene encoding elongation factor P, which translates to MATIIQAKDLRAGHTFLYKGNIYQVIENSFNKTAMREGIVKCKVKNLRTGAITIEVLTGEKLEQAVIEKSKMTFSYDDGSGYVFMDNDTYEQISIPYSQLSWEKNFIEEGTEVSVMRYDGELMGVSLPDQLVVTIIEAEEAVQGNSVQNATKRAWLESKWEFQVPQFIKSGEKVIINPSNGQYVGRAK; encoded by the coding sequence ATGGCAACAATTATTCAAGCAAAAGATTTACGTGCTGGCCACACTTTTTTATATAAAGGTAATATTTACCAAGTAATAGAAAATTCGTTTAATAAAACAGCTATGCGTGAAGGAATTGTAAAATGTAAAGTTAAAAATTTACGTACTGGTGCAATCACTATTGAAGTTTTAACTGGAGAAAAACTTGAACAAGCAGTGATTGAAAAATCAAAAATGACTTTTAGTTATGATGATGGTAGTGGTTATGTGTTTATGGATAATGATACATATGAACAAATTTCAATTCCTTACAGTCAATTAAGTTGAGAGAAAAATTTTATTGAGGAAGGTACTGAAGTAAGTGTTATGCGTTATGATGGTGAATTAATGGGTGTAAGTTTACCAGATCAATTAGTCGTAACAATTATTGAAGCAGAAGAAGCGGTTCAGGGTAATTCAGTTCAAAATGCTACAAAACGTGCATGATTAGAATCAAAATGAGAGTTTCAAGTTCCACAATTTATTAAATCTGGTGAAAAAGTGATTATTAATCCATCAAATGGTCAATATGTAGGAAGAGCTAAATAA
- a CDS encoding RsmE family RNA methyltransferase yields MQRYFVSKIKDKKVYFYDSDVHHIKNVMRMRLHDKVIVINKTKAFVAEIINLEPLHATIIKPYTLNCELATKIDLFQASIKPNNFEWIVQKACELGVNSIYQTIFKRTYNHSLIKTNRILTIIKEACEQARRNHLVNYYAQFSFNELLKYLRDYDLILIAYENEKQNLLNNAFKEELTYQKIALVIGPEGGFEQMEINLLKQFDNAICISLTKTILRSETASLYLLANLVNKLI; encoded by the coding sequence ATGCAACGTTACTTTGTTTCTAAAATTAAAGACAAAAAAGTTTATTTTTATGATTCTGATGTTCATCATATCAAGAATGTTATGCGTATGAGATTACATGATAAAGTTATTGTTATTAATAAAACAAAAGCATTTGTTGCTGAGATTATTAATCTTGAACCATTACATGCAACAATTATTAAACCATATACTCTTAATTGTGAATTAGCTACTAAAATTGATTTATTTCAAGCAAGCATTAAACCAAATAATTTTGAGTGAATTGTTCAAAAAGCATGTGAATTAGGTGTTAATAGTATTTATCAAACAATTTTTAAAAGAACTTATAATCATTCACTAATTAAAACGAATCGTATTTTAACAATTATTAAAGAAGCGTGCGAACAAGCACGACGTAATCATCTTGTTAATTATTACGCTCAATTTAGTTTTAATGAATTATTAAAATATTTAAGAGATTATGATCTAATTTTAATAGCATATGAAAATGAAAAACAAAATCTTTTAAATAATGCTTTTAAAGAAGAATTGACCTATCAAAAAATTGCTTTAGTGATTGGACCAGAAGGTGGTTTTGAACAAATGGAAATTAATTTATTAAAACAATTCGATAATGCTATTTGTATTAGTTTGACAAAAACTATTTTAAGATCAGAAACTGCAAGTCTTTATTTACTTGCAAATCTTGTTAATAAGCTTATTTAG
- a CDS encoding Holliday junction resolvase RecU: MNNKNNGMHLEVLINKSISLFNLQYQAFFKKRCVDIIIKNIDNSYVQGKIKQKSETDYYGFYKGDYFDFEAKQTNKNSFLIKQIQPHQLAHLYLIHKNSGFSFLIICFINYNLYFIITFQQLINYYQKTKRKSIPFQWFKDQCIELEIIFPGVINFKKMINDLKLKYYDD; the protein is encoded by the coding sequence ATGAATAATAAAAACAATGGAATGCATCTTGAAGTATTAATTAATAAATCAATTAGCTTGTTTAATTTACAATATCAAGCTTTTTTTAAAAAAAGGTGTGTTGATATTATTATTAAAAATATTGATAATTCTTATGTTCAAGGAAAAATCAAGCAAAAAAGTGAAACTGATTATTACGGATTCTATAAAGGTGATTATTTTGATTTTGAAGCTAAACAAACAAATAAAAACTCATTTTTAATAAAACAAATACAACCGCACCAACTAGCACATTTGTATTTAATTCATAAAAATTCAGGTTTCTCTTTTTTAATTATTTGTTTCATTAATTACAATCTATATTTTATTATCACTTTTCAACAATTAATTAACTATTATCAAAAAACTAAGCGGAAATCCATTCCCTTTCAATGATTTAAGGATCAATGTATTGAATTAGAAATAATTTTTCCAGGTGTTATTAATTTTAAAAAAATGATTAATGATTTGAAATTAAAATATTATGATGATTAA
- the greA gene encoding transcription elongation factor GreA, translating into MAKYTISKHRLEELQLELREILDVKWPAITKQLQDAREQGDLSENADYDAAKNEQAALKKRKDEIEEILENYELIEDVLRSTDEVSIGSTIEIYNYQKDCEEVITLVGSMDSDPFANKISIDTPLGKALVKQKKGTEVTVHTLASPYKVKIIKIID; encoded by the coding sequence ATGGCAAAGTATACGATATCAAAACACCGTCTTGAAGAATTACAATTAGAATTAAGAGAAATTTTAGATGTTAAGTGACCAGCAATTACAAAGCAATTACAAGATGCACGCGAACAAGGTGATTTATCTGAAAATGCTGATTATGATGCTGCAAAAAATGAACAAGCAGCATTAAAAAAACGTAAAGATGAAATTGAAGAAATTTTAGAAAATTATGAATTAATTGAAGATGTTTTACGTTCAACTGACGAAGTTTCCATTGGATCGACAATTGAAATTTATAATTATCAAAAAGATTGTGAAGAAGTAATTACACTAGTTGGTTCAATGGATTCAGATCCTTTTGCAAACAAAATTTCAATAGACACACCACTTGGAAAAGCTCTTGTAAAACAAAAAAAAGGTACTGAAGTTACAGTTCATACTTTAGCATCACCTTATAAAGTAAAAATTATAAAAATTATTGATTAA